From a single Okeanomitos corallinicola TIOX110 genomic region:
- a CDS encoding IS630 family transposase (programmed frameshift), which produces MGSRLRIFLTKKQDRELFDLRTAKVPQKVKDRAEVIRLNADGWYVEKIAAHFDWGEQTVRVVLNKWEKEGIEGLHELPGRGRKPKLVEADIEYLEKCLKEEAQTYNSKQLAEKLDKERGIKVSTNTIRRGLKKGVIWKRIRISHQAKQDPVTRANKQADMDMLELAAASGEIDLKYLDESGFSAWSDSGYTYYQKGEQKKLEQTKRRGRRISIIGLFQPLISFIYGLVIGGVKRSSYIKMMEQEAQEASESKRMRVIVQDNGRIHCCKEVQALWTKWEQMGLYMFFLPKYCSEMNPIELEWQHLKRDEIAGKMFEDELELAYAVMDGVETRGKKGKHRTERTKFNKAN; this is translated from the exons ATGGGGTCAAGGTTAAGGATATTCCTGACAAAAAAACAAGATAGAGAGTTGTTTGACCTGAGAACAGCGAAAGTACCGCAGAAAGTAAAAGATAGAGCTGAAGTAATCAGATTAAATGCAGATGGTTGGTATGTGGAAAAAATAGCGGCTCACTTTGATTGGGGAGAGCAAACAGTAAGAGTCGTGTTGAATAAGTGGGAAAAAGAAGGAATAGAAGGACTCCATGAGTTACCAGGTCGAGGGAGAAAGCCAAAATTGGTGGAAGCTGACATTGAATATTTAGAAAAATGCTTGAAAGAAGAAGCACAAACTTATAACAGTAAGCAATTAGCAGAAAAACTGGATAAAGAGCGTGGGATAAAAGTAAGTACCAACACAATCAGACGGGGACTA AAAAAAGGGGTGATTTGGAAGCGGATAAGAATAAGTCATCAAGCAAAACAAGATCCAGTGACTCGTGCAAATAAACAAGCAGATATGGATATGTTAGAACTGGCTGCGGCTAGTGGAGAAATAGACCTAAAATATTTGGATGAATCAGGATTTTCAGCTTGGAGTGATTCAGGTTATACATACTATCAAAAAGGAGAACAAAAAAAGCTCGAACAAACAAAAAGACGTGGACGCAGAATCAGTATTATTGGGCTATTTCAGCCATTAATTAGCTTTATTTATGGTCTAGTAATTGGAGGAGTTAAGCGCAGTTCTTACATCAAAATGATGGAACAAGAGGCGCAAGAAGCATCTGAAAGTAAACGAATGAGAGTCATAGTTCAAGATAATGGACGAATACATTGTTGTAAAGAAGTTCAGGCATTATGGACAAAGTGGGAACAAATGGGTTTATATATGTTTTTCCTTCCTAAATATTGCTCGGAAATGAATCCAATTGAATTAGAATGGCAACATCTTAAACGAGATGAAATTGCTGGAAAAATGTTTGAGGATGAATTAGAACTAGCGTATGCAGTTATGGATGGTGTTGAAACCAGAGGTAAAAAAGGAAAACACCGGACAGAACGTACTAAATTTAACAAAGCCAATTAG
- a CDS encoding RAMP superfamily CRISPR-associated protein yields the protein MHKKLVNHCTIDLSIIPNGPILIKSGKEGADPTNPDMAFVETFHKNGWSIYLPGSSLKGAIRAHAERIVRTVGSDNNTNKIWASDPMKGNYLPEKLSNHEIYKQSSFTDQIFGNTSIASRMRIEDAYPVDIQKVRLEERNGVAIDRVFGSVAVGPFNYQVCTAGEFKTKIHLKNFTLAQLGLIGLVLRDLNDGWFGLGFAKSRGLGTVKVNLNQAVVQYPGCQLDTENSKIHQLGNSQEWDTNSLLGVGEFLTDDEAKKYGFKKPDKKDSEGFAESMEFNIGVKLTWGNNTNSGVKDLFERAVNVWGEVLKA from the coding sequence ATGCACAAAAAACTTGTCAATCATTGCACCATAGATTTAAGCATTATTCCCAATGGACCGATACTTATAAAATCTGGAAAAGAAGGTGCAGACCCCACAAATCCCGATATGGCATTTGTTGAAACATTTCATAAGAATGGATGGTCAATTTACTTACCAGGAAGCAGTTTAAAAGGTGCAATTCGCGCTCATGCTGAACGTATTGTTAGAACCGTAGGTAGTGATAATAATACTAACAAAATTTGGGCAAGTGACCCAATGAAAGGTAATTATTTACCTGAAAAATTATCAAATCACGAAATATATAAACAATCATCATTTACAGATCAAATCTTTGGTAATACATCAATTGCTAGTAGAATGAGAATAGAAGATGCTTATCCCGTAGATATCCAAAAAGTAAGATTAGAAGAAAGAAATGGTGTCGCAATAGATAGAGTATTTGGTTCTGTTGCTGTCGGACCCTTCAATTATCAAGTCTGTACTGCGGGAGAATTTAAAACCAAAATACATTTAAAAAATTTCACCCTTGCACAATTAGGTTTAATTGGTTTGGTGTTACGTGATTTAAATGATGGTTGGTTTGGTTTAGGTTTTGCTAAATCTCGCGGTTTAGGAACTGTAAAAGTAAACTTAAATCAAGCAGTTGTCCAGTATCCAGGATGTCAACTCGATACTGAAAATAGCAAAATTCATCAACTAGGAAATTCACAAGAATGGGATACTAATTCTCTTTTGGGTGTTGGTGAATTTTTAACAGATGATGAAGCTAAAAAATATGGTTTTAAAAAACCAGACAAAAAAGATTCCGAAGGTTTTGCTGAGTCAATGGAATTCAATATTGGTGTCAAATTGACATGGGGAAATAATACTAATTCAGGTGTAAAAGATTTATTTGAACGTGCTGTTAATGTTTGGGGTGAGGTTTTGAAAGCATGA
- a CDS encoding FAD-dependent oxidoreductase, which produces MSLTEEILSQLPGNVLNSLRRTDEILTSLRTDNQTIPEVVQQNPEPLTTVDWDVIICGGTLGILIGCALAVRGVKVALLERGILRGREQEWNISRQELSVLTELNLLTETELQTTIVTEYNPARVSFTGGTEVWVKDVLNIGVDPIYLLETLKTRFLAAGGKLLENTPFQEVVIHPNGVIVNNQFKARLLLDAMGHFSPISKQARQGKKPDALCLVVGTCAEGFPENESGDLLLSFTALKNQCQYFWEAFPAKDGRTTYLFTYMDAAPQRLSLEDLFEEYLHLLPEYQGVEISQLNFKRGLFGFFPSYRQSPLQTPWDHILALGDSSGNQSPLSFGGFGAMIRHLERLTFGIEEALKTDQLSFSSLALLQPYQPSLSVTWLFQKAMSVGTNQQIPPDQINQLLSAVFEEMQKLGTPVLKPFLQDIVQFSALTKTLLKTGFSHPILVANIIPQVGLLNLIDWTLNYVNLFVFTLLFSVVSMLEPIIKNLPTDQQYYWHRCLDGWKFGSGKDYKE; this is translated from the coding sequence ATGTCTTTAACAGAAGAAATTCTTTCCCAACTCCCTGGAAATGTATTAAATAGCCTACGTCGCACAGACGAAATTTTAACATCTCTGCGAACAGATAATCAAACTATCCCAGAAGTAGTCCAACAAAACCCTGAACCTTTAACCACTGTAGACTGGGATGTAATTATCTGCGGTGGAACATTGGGAATTTTGATTGGTTGCGCTTTAGCCGTTAGAGGTGTCAAAGTAGCACTATTAGAAAGAGGAATTTTAAGAGGAAGAGAACAGGAATGGAATATTTCTCGTCAAGAATTATCCGTATTAACTGAACTCAACCTACTCACAGAAACCGAACTACAAACCACCATAGTCACAGAATATAACCCTGCACGAGTTAGTTTTACTGGTGGTACAGAAGTTTGGGTAAAAGATGTTTTAAATATCGGAGTAGACCCGATTTATCTATTAGAGACTTTAAAAACTCGCTTTCTTGCTGCGGGAGGAAAGTTATTGGAAAACACACCTTTTCAGGAAGTAGTAATACATCCCAACGGAGTCATAGTTAATAATCAATTTAAAGCTAGATTATTACTTGATGCAATGGGGCATTTTTCACCCATTAGCAAACAAGCACGTCAAGGGAAAAAACCAGATGCACTGTGTTTAGTAGTGGGAACTTGTGCCGAAGGTTTTCCGGAAAATGAATCTGGGGATTTGTTGTTATCTTTCACTGCTTTAAAAAATCAATGTCAATATTTTTGGGAAGCTTTCCCTGCTAAGGATGGGAGAACCACTTATTTATTTACCTATATGGATGCAGCACCCCAGCGTTTAAGTTTAGAAGATTTATTTGAGGAATATTTGCACCTGTTACCAGAGTATCAAGGTGTAGAAATTAGTCAATTAAATTTTAAACGAGGGTTGTTTGGTTTCTTTCCTAGTTATCGTCAAAGTCCTCTACAAACTCCCTGGGATCATATTTTAGCACTGGGAGATAGTAGCGGTAATCAATCACCTTTAAGTTTTGGTGGTTTTGGGGCAATGATTCGTCATTTAGAAAGGTTGACTTTTGGTATTGAAGAAGCATTAAAAACTGATCAATTATCATTTTCCTCTTTAGCACTTCTGCAACCTTATCAACCTAGTTTGAGTGTAACTTGGTTATTTCAAAAAGCCATGAGTGTGGGAACTAATCAACAAATTCCCCCTGATCAAATTAACCAACTTCTCTCTGCTGTATTTGAGGAAATGCAAAAATTAGGAACTCCGGTTTTAAAACCTTTTTTACAAGATATTGTCCAGTTTTCAGCTTTAACCAAAACTTTATTAAAAACTGGTTTTTCTCATCCTATCTTAGTCGCTAACATTATTCCCCAAGTTGGTTTGTTGAATTTAATTGATTGGACATTAAATTATGTAAATTTATTTGTTTTCACTCTTTTATTTTCTGTTGTTTCTATGTTAGAACCAATAATAAAAAATCTGCCCACAGATCAACAATATTATTGGCATCGTTGCCTAGATGGCTGGAAATTCGGTTCAGGAAAGGATTACAAAGAATAA
- a CDS encoding actin-binding WH2 domain-containing protein: protein MIENKSIRVKYFRVLITLLQDREIFLEEIRQGVRLPHKIISLLVCSSIFIAIYGGIIGAYHSWMQAISSAVKLPGLYLITLLICLPTLYFFNIIFGSRRTFGQHFALVLTAVSVTSVLLFSFAPITLFFLITINNYQFLILLNVVIFGLTGFIGVYSLYNASKIILEQDNQGSDLRTRIIRGWLFLYAFVGSQLGWTLRPFFGVPDSVFQLFREREGSFYLSILQSIGYILGFR from the coding sequence ATGATTGAAAATAAATCTATCAGGGTAAAATACTTTCGGGTACTAATTACTTTACTCCAAGACCGGGAAATATTTCTGGAAGAAATCCGCCAAGGGGTAAGATTACCTCATAAAATTATTTCATTATTGGTTTGTAGTTCCATATTTATTGCCATTTATGGCGGAATTATTGGTGCTTATCATAGCTGGATGCAAGCTATATCTTCAGCGGTGAAATTACCTGGACTTTATTTAATTACCTTACTAATATGTCTACCAACTTTGTATTTTTTTAATATCATTTTTGGTTCTCGACGTACTTTTGGACAGCATTTTGCTTTAGTTTTAACAGCAGTTTCTGTCACCAGTGTTCTGTTATTTAGCTTTGCCCCAATTACACTATTTTTTCTGATTACAATTAATAATTATCAATTTTTGATTTTGTTAAATGTAGTCATTTTTGGCTTAACCGGATTCATTGGTGTTTATTCTTTATATAATGCTAGTAAGATCATTTTAGAACAAGATAACCAAGGTAGTGATCTTAGAACTAGAATTATTAGGGGTTGGTTATTTCTTTATGCTTTTGTTGGTAGTCAACTAGGATGGACACTAAGACCTTTTTTTGGTGTGCCAGATTCGGTGTTTCAATTGTTTAGAGAAAGGGAAGGAAGCTTTTATTTAAGTATTTTACAATCTATCGGTTATATTTTAGGATTTCGTTAA
- a CDS encoding putative 2-dehydropantoate 2-reductase, producing MGNLSYAILGTGALGGFYGAKLQKAGNEVHFLLNSDYQQVSQNGLIVESKDGDFLLPQVNAYNNVNKMPSCDVVVVALKTTQNHLLTQIVPPVVKNNGIVLVLQNGLGIETEVVQIVNNVTVIGGLCFLCSNKVGAGHIHHLDYGKITLGEYALNYHPVGITARMRAIAKDFENAGIEIELTEDLLLGRWKKLVWNIPYNGLSVILDATTDELMTNLYTRTLVEQLMFEVQLGAKSTGRILPDSFIHTMLEYTVNMKPYRTSMKIDFDENRPLEVEAIVGNPLRIAAANDFSLPLIRCLYQQLKFLDRRNSL from the coding sequence ATGGGCAATTTAAGTTATGCAATTCTAGGAACTGGCGCGTTAGGCGGTTTTTATGGTGCTAAACTGCAAAAAGCTGGTAATGAAGTTCACTTTTTACTGAACAGTGATTATCAACAAGTTAGTCAAAATGGTTTAATAGTCGAATCAAAAGATGGTGACTTTCTACTTCCGCAAGTCAACGCATACAACAATGTAAATAAAATGCCAAGCTGTGATGTGGTAGTAGTGGCATTGAAAACAACACAAAACCATTTATTAACGCAAATTGTACCACCAGTTGTCAAGAATAATGGCATAGTATTAGTATTACAAAATGGTTTAGGAATAGAAACAGAAGTAGTCCAAATTGTTAATAATGTCACAGTCATAGGTGGTTTATGTTTTCTTTGTTCTAACAAAGTTGGCGCAGGACATATTCATCATTTAGACTATGGAAAAATTACGTTGGGTGAATATGCTTTAAATTATCATCCCGTGGGAATTACAGCAAGAATGAGGGCAATTGCGAAAGATTTTGAAAATGCTGGTATTGAAATAGAATTAACAGAAGATTTATTATTAGGACGTTGGAAAAAACTGGTTTGGAATATTCCTTACAATGGTTTATCTGTAATTCTGGATGCGACAACAGATGAATTAATGACAAATTTGTACACGCGGACATTAGTTGAACAATTGATGTTTGAAGTACAATTAGGGGCAAAAAGTACAGGGAGGATACTTCCTGATAGTTTTATTCACACCATGCTGGAATACACTGTAAACATGAAACCCTATCGCACCAGCATGAAAATAGATTTTGATGAAAACCGCCCTTTAGAAGTAGAAGCAATAGTTGGCAACCCACTAAGAATAGCAGCAGCAAATGATTTCAGTTTACCCTTAATTCGTTGTTTATATCAACAGTTGAAATTTTTAGATAGAAGAAATAGTTTGTAG
- a CDS encoding chorismate pyruvate-lyase family protein, which yields MKQDLPKILNSNQIVWSDLNFLQRIILTNDGTLTSVLEQYLGERIQLVKISESINTNNQNLPDLELEIGSEIIDRSILLQGTNSQKNFVYAESKIILERLDENFRTQLLTSKTTIGRLWIEFRLETFKEIISIGKEPAQELSDYFVDTTPDTPLLFRTYRVFANRQPIMIITEKFPEKYFLLN from the coding sequence ATGAAACAAGATTTACCAAAAATATTAAATAGTAATCAGATAGTCTGGTCTGATCTGAATTTTCTGCAAAGAATTATCTTAACCAATGATGGCACATTAACAAGTGTATTAGAACAGTATTTAGGAGAAAGAATACAATTAGTTAAAATTTCTGAATCAATTAATACTAATAATCAAAATCTCCCAGATTTAGAATTAGAAATAGGCAGCGAAATAATTGATCGATCAATTCTTTTACAAGGTACAAATAGCCAGAAAAATTTTGTTTATGCAGAATCTAAAATTATTCTAGAAAGGCTAGACGAAAATTTTAGAACCCAATTATTAACCTCTAAAACAACCATAGGTAGACTGTGGATAGAATTCCGGTTAGAAACCTTTAAAGAAATAATTTCTATTGGCAAAGAACCAGCCCAAGAACTATCAGATTATTTTGTAGATACTACTCCAGACACCCCATTACTTTTTAGGACTTATCGAGTTTTTGCTAATCGCCAACCCATTATGATCATTACAGAAAAATTTCCAGAAAAATATTTTCTACTCAATTGA
- a CDS encoding fasciclin domain-containing protein, with product MADIVDIAVSNDSFNTLVAAVQAAGLVETLKSPGPFTVFAPTDDAFAKLPPGTITTLLQNIPQLTRILTYHVVPGKLTKDDLAKLGTVTSVEGSPIKINCDDGFEVKNATVLAADIDADNGIIHVIDTVILMG from the coding sequence ATGGCTGATATTGTTGATATTGCAGTTAGTAATGATTCGTTTAACACTCTGGTAGCTGCGGTACAAGCTGCTGGTTTAGTAGAAACCTTGAAAAGTCCAGGGCCTTTTACAGTCTTTGCACCTACGGATGATGCTTTTGCGAAGTTACCACCTGGTACAATTACAACTTTGCTACAGAATATTCCTCAGCTAACCAGAATTTTAACCTATCATGTTGTTCCAGGAAAGCTGACCAAGGATGATTTGGCTAAATTGGGTACAGTGACTTCTGTAGAAGGTTCTCCGATTAAAATTAATTGTGATGATGGTTTTGAAGTGAAAAATGCCACAGTTTTAGCAGCAGATATTGATGCTGATAATGGCATAATTCACGTAATTGATACGGTAATTTTAATGGGTTAA
- a CDS encoding RAMP superfamily CRISPR-associated protein, with the protein MTNTPKPKPRKPLPAQSPIPNDENINSTSKPYQFVSFPQERPNLKNPVGHDKFDKNLLHGILFLTLKVKTSLHISTGVTSLGSDIAARVPLIKTMVQGIDKHLLIQGSSLKGCIRSVYEAITNSTLAVVTSRYRDKIPNERLPCKNKQELCPASQVFGALNWQGLIEFNDAKCENIGFNTGFMPSLYRPRPEPGSAYFNTRGKVAGRKFYYHTIRAIEKGENQGTPVQQAAKEYTFTTQLQFKNLKPEELGTLFIILGQDANYPIALKIGGGKPIGMGTMTVEISQAKILQNIDDLRSHYSNYTPNQDHFLNGETLKKFIQTQIKTAHSQLIQTPQLQQLAEVLRYPTDRESPEGMY; encoded by the coding sequence ATGACAAATACACCAAAACCTAAACCCAGAAAACCACTACCTGCTCAATCTCCTATCCCTAATGATGAAAATATAAATAGTACATCTAAACCTTATCAGTTTGTTTCCTTTCCACAGGAAAGACCAAATTTAAAAAATCCAGTTGGACATGATAAATTTGATAAAAATCTTTTGCATGGGATTTTATTTTTAACTCTAAAAGTTAAAACTTCACTGCATATTTCTACTGGTGTAACTTCCCTTGGTAGTGATATTGCAGCTCGTGTACCTTTAATTAAAACAATGGTACAAGGAATTGATAAACATCTTTTAATTCAAGGAAGTTCTCTTAAAGGTTGTATTCGTTCTGTGTATGAAGCGATTACAAATAGCACTCTTGCGGTAGTTACTTCAAGATATCGAGATAAAATACCCAACGAAAGATTACCTTGTAAAAATAAACAAGAATTATGTCCCGCTAGTCAAGTATTTGGTGCTTTAAATTGGCAAGGATTAATTGAATTTAATGACGCTAAATGTGAAAATATCGGTTTTAATACAGGATTTATGCCATCCTTGTATCGTCCCCGACCTGAACCCGGAAGCGCGTATTTTAACACCAGAGGAAAAGTAGCTGGACGCAAATTTTATTATCATACAATTCGCGCTATTGAAAAAGGAGAAAATCAAGGAACTCCAGTTCAACAAGCTGCAAAAGAATACACTTTTACAACTCAATTGCAATTTAAAAACCTCAAACCCGAAGAATTAGGAACATTATTTATTATTCTGGGACAAGATGCTAATTATCCCATAGCTTTAAAAATTGGTGGTGGTAAACCGATTGGGATGGGAACAATGACTGTAGAAATTTCCCAAGCTAAGATATTACAAAATATTGATGATTTGCGATCGCACTATTCTAATTATACTCCTAATCAGGATCATTTTCTCAACGGAGAAACCCTAAAAAAATTCATCCAAACCCAAATCAAAACTGCACATTCTCAACTTATACAAACTCCCCAACTCCAACAACTTGCAGAAGTTTTACGTTACCCAACTGACAGAGAATCACCAGAAGGAATGTATTAA
- a CDS encoding HAD family hydrolase, translating into MLRLITDFDGPIMDVSERYYQVYQLCLQKTKYPDQEVIKLSKPEFWQLKRSHTPEKQIALKSGLDAKQAEEFTKIRKQTVHTQPYFQYDIPVPGAIDALSKVQQAGIDLVVMTMRRVRELDYAVDKYNLGEFFPENRRYCLSNDYVKTRDIEDKPLLMAKAVKELPPATQTWMVGDTEADITAAKKHGVKMIAVESGIRDRTQLEMYQPDLILPDLKSAVDLILSK; encoded by the coding sequence ATGCTGAGACTAATTACTGATTTTGATGGTCCAATTATGGATGTTTCCGAGAGGTATTATCAAGTTTATCAATTGTGTTTGCAGAAAACCAAATATCCTGATCAAGAAGTGATAAAACTTTCTAAACCGGAATTTTGGCAACTCAAGCGATCGCACACTCCTGAAAAACAAATTGCTTTAAAATCAGGTTTGGATGCAAAACAAGCTGAGGAATTTACTAAAATTCGCAAGCAAACTGTACACACCCAACCATATTTTCAATATGATATTCCTGTTCCCGGTGCGATAGATGCTTTGTCTAAAGTACAACAAGCAGGAATTGATTTAGTGGTGATGACGATGCGTCGAGTCAGAGAATTAGACTATGCTGTTGATAAATATAATTTAGGGGAATTTTTCCCAGAAAACCGTCGTTATTGTTTGAGTAATGACTATGTAAAAACCCGTGATATTGAAGATAAACCATTGTTAATGGCCAAAGCTGTCAAAGAACTTCCTCCAGCTACTCAAACTTGGATGGTGGGAGACACAGAAGCAGATATTACAGCAGCTAAAAAACACGGTGTGAAAATGATAGCTGTAGAAAGTGGAATACGCGATCGCACACAATTAGAAATGTATCAACCTGATTTAATTCTTCCCGATTTAAAATCTGCTGTAGATTTAATTCTTTCTAAATAG